A genomic window from Punica granatum isolate Tunisia-2019 chromosome 2, ASM765513v2, whole genome shotgun sequence includes:
- the LOC116193471 gene encoding uncharacterized protein LOC116193471 isoform X2, whose protein sequence is MSRSEFGEKKIPRFIHLKGTACGDIPINYPFGIDDGCGSPYYRRLLICSETGTLELRTPSGRYPVHNISYADPHLLVTDPYMWNCQDMDHFRPTRAFSLDTSTHLSLSPQNDYLFFNCSEKDVIIEPKPIFCERFPDRCDSSCDSSSYLCRHLPECSSALRESSCCSYYPKATESLRMMLRHCTSYTSVYWRNVGTSEYDQVAEYGIRVDFDIPVTTHCLQCQDTLKGGGTCGFDPQTENFLCLCGEKNVTSYCKDYGTSGHSSAGVIAGTVTGVTAAAAIGVGAGIWFFKKVRAKAPVTCGVQTNENRLF, encoded by the exons atgtcaAGATCGGAATTTGGCGAGAAGAAGATACCTCGTTTCATTCATCTAAAAGG AACTGCCTGTGGCGATATACCCATCAACTATCCCTTTGGGATCGATGACGGTTGTGGAAGCCCGTACTACCGCCGCCTCCTCATATGCTCAGAGACGGGCACTCTCGAGCTGCGCACCCCATCAGGGCGGTATCCGGTCCATAACATAAGCTATGCGGACCCGCACCTCCTTGTGACCGACCCATACATGTGGAACTGCCAGGACATGGACCATTTCCGGCCCACCCGAGCCTTCAGCCTTGACACGAGCACAcacctctccctctcccctcAGAATGActacttatttttcaattgtaGTGAGAAGGATGTGATCATAGAGCCGAAGCCCATATTCTGCGAGCGCTTCCCTGATCGGTGCGACTCCTCATGTGACAGCTCGAGTTATCTATGCAGGCACCTGCCTGAATGTTCATCAGCATTACGGGAGAGCTCCTGCTGCTCTTATTATCCGAAAGCAACAGAATCCTTAAGGATGATGCTCAG GCACTGCACAAGTTACACGAGTGTGTACTGGAGGAATGTCGGGACGAGCGAGTATGATCAGGTGGCTGAGTATGGCATTCGGGTCGATTTTGATATTCCGGTGACTACGCATTGCCTTCAGTGTCAGGATACTCTAAAGGGAGGTGGAACCTGCGGTTTTGATCCCCAAACTGAGAATTTCCTCTGCCTCTGTGGTGAGAAGAATGTCACTTCTTATTGCAAAG ATTACGGAACTTCCGGGCACAGCAGTGCTGGAGTCATTGCAG GGACAGTGACCGGGGTgacagcagcagcagcgaTAGGAGTTGGGGCTGGGATTTGGTTCTTCAAGAAAGTGAGGGCTAAAGCACCTGTCACCTGTGGGGTCCAAACCAATGAGAATCGCCTCTtttaa
- the LOC116193471 gene encoding uncharacterized protein LOC116193471 isoform X1, with protein sequence MDSFLTYTSSTSRTTPPSTASYSSLISVIILSCYLFVVPIVSQKTHCRTACGDIPINYPFGIDDGCGSPYYRRLLICSETGTLELRTPSGRYPVHNISYADPHLLVTDPYMWNCQDMDHFRPTRAFSLDTSTHLSLSPQNDYLFFNCSEKDVIIEPKPIFCERFPDRCDSSCDSSSYLCRHLPECSSALRESSCCSYYPKATESLRMMLRHCTSYTSVYWRNVGTSEYDQVAEYGIRVDFDIPVTTHCLQCQDTLKGGGTCGFDPQTENFLCLCGEKNVTSYCKDYGTSGHSSAGVIAGTVTGVTAAAAIGVGAGIWFFKKVRAKAPVTCGVQTNENRLF encoded by the exons ATGGATTCTTTCCTCACCTACACATCATCAACATCAAGAACTACACCTCCTTCAACTGCATCATATTCTTCACTCATTTCAGTGATAATCCTCTCTTGCTATCTCTTTGTCGTCCCGATTGTATCTCAGAAAACGCATTGCAGAACTGCCTGTGGCGATATACCCATCAACTATCCCTTTGGGATCGATGACGGTTGTGGAAGCCCGTACTACCGCCGCCTCCTCATATGCTCAGAGACGGGCACTCTCGAGCTGCGCACCCCATCAGGGCGGTATCCGGTCCATAACATAAGCTATGCGGACCCGCACCTCCTTGTGACCGACCCATACATGTGGAACTGCCAGGACATGGACCATTTCCGGCCCACCCGAGCCTTCAGCCTTGACACGAGCACAcacctctccctctcccctcAGAATGActacttatttttcaattgtaGTGAGAAGGATGTGATCATAGAGCCGAAGCCCATATTCTGCGAGCGCTTCCCTGATCGGTGCGACTCCTCATGTGACAGCTCGAGTTATCTATGCAGGCACCTGCCTGAATGTTCATCAGCATTACGGGAGAGCTCCTGCTGCTCTTATTATCCGAAAGCAACAGAATCCTTAAGGATGATGCTCAG GCACTGCACAAGTTACACGAGTGTGTACTGGAGGAATGTCGGGACGAGCGAGTATGATCAGGTGGCTGAGTATGGCATTCGGGTCGATTTTGATATTCCGGTGACTACGCATTGCCTTCAGTGTCAGGATACTCTAAAGGGAGGTGGAACCTGCGGTTTTGATCCCCAAACTGAGAATTTCCTCTGCCTCTGTGGTGAGAAGAATGTCACTTCTTATTGCAAAG ATTACGGAACTTCCGGGCACAGCAGTGCTGGAGTCATTGCAG GGACAGTGACCGGGGTgacagcagcagcagcgaTAGGAGTTGGGGCTGGGATTTGGTTCTTCAAGAAAGTGAGGGCTAAAGCACCTGTCACCTGTGGGGTCCAAACCAATGAGAATCGCCTCTtttaa